A region of the Desulfuromonas acetoxidans DSM 684 genome:
GCCGGACAACTTACCCCCCGGTGGAGCCGTGGACGATGGTCGGGAGTTTCTCCTCTACCCCGACAAGGAAAGCATCAACCACACAAGCTACAAGCACACCGCCGACTATCTGCTGTTGTTTGACAGTTCCGTTCGTGGCCTGTTGCCGGGTGCCCCGGTCACCTACCGTGGCCTGGAGATCGGTAAAGTGGTGGGGATCTCGTTTGATTATCTTCCTGAAGAGAATCTCTATCTGGATAACGATTACAAAATGGTTCCGGTCCTCATTCGTCTAACACCGGCAGCACTCACCGGCAACGACACGCCGCAAACTATCGCCGCCATGCAGCAACGCCTTGAAGATAGCATTGCCAAAGGGTTGCGAGCTACGCTGAAAACAGGCAATCTGCTGACCGGCAGCCTGTATATTTCACTGGATTTTCTTGACCATCCACCCGAGGCTGACCTGCAACACATCGCCGGCTATGTTGTGCTGCCGACCCTGTCGGGCGGCTTTGACCAGATTCAGAACAAAATCACCCAGTTGCTCGATACCATCAACAACCTGCCGTTGAAAGAAACTGTTCTCAGTGCCGACAGTACTCTGAAAAGTATTGGCTCCGCGGCGACTCAAGCCGACCAGGTTCTTGCTGAGTTGGATCAACTCCTAGGCGACGAGGACACTCAGAACCTTCCGCTTGAGCTACGAAACACGCTTGAAAACTTGCGTCACAACCTCGGTGGTCTGGCAGGTGATTTTTCATCAGGCTCACCGTTCTATCGCAAGCTCAATGGCAACCTCGACCAGTTGCAGAAAACATTGCACAGTGTCGATCAACTCAGTGTTCAACTGGCCACCCAACCCAGTGAATTGCTCTTTTCCGATCCTCTGCCAGAGGATCCCCTGGCAGGAGATAACTTATGAGACGTGCATCCTTTTATTTAACGATTGTCACTACTCTGGGCCTGTTACTCGTTGCCGGTTGCAGCTCACCGACAACACCTAAAACCCACTACTACCTCATTGCACCGGACTATCAGGCATCAGCCGTTCTCTCGCCACCTGCCACAATAAGTGTCGAATGCGCGCCATTTTTAAGTCAGGGAGGACTGGTGGTTGAACACGGAGATCAAACCATTGCCACTGCGCACTACCACCGTTGGGCCGAACCGCTGCCTGGCATGATCTCCCGCTATCTGCAGCGCCGACTGCAAAGCGGTCTGCGCACTGAAACTACCCCGCCCACCATGACCCTGCTGATTGATCAGTTTCATCGCCTCAATAACGGAACCGTGATCTATAGCGGGCAATGGTGGACGCAAGGAAGCGCTCCTCAGACCTTCCGTTATGAGGAACATCCGATATCCGCAAATTATGACACCACCGTCGCCAGTCTGCACCACCTGCTCGATAAGCAGGCGATGACTCTGGTCAAGACACTGGCTCCCGACACACTGGCTAAAACGGAGACGCCATGAACGAAGAAACACCGCCATTGCTGCCACGGCTGCTAACCACGAATGCGCTGCGCGCCAACCTTAGCAAACACATGCAGCTCAACCAGATGGCCGACTCCAAGGCATCGATGATCCTTACCGTTTCATCGCTGGTTATCACCATTACCCTGACCCAGTACGACCGGCTGCATCTGTCAACGGTGTTGATCCTTGCCGGAGCCGGCTTACTGGCCATTCTTTTTTCTATTCTGGCCATCATTCCGCCGCTACATGCCAGCGGAGAGACCAACCTGTTTTACTTTCGCTCGTTTTCTGAACTCAGCGAAGAGGAGTTCAGTACCCGTTTCAAACAGATCATTGCCGACAAAAACGCTCTGTACGATGCCTACCTGCATGAAATCTATTACCTCGGCAAACATCGTCTAACCCGTAAATATGGTCTGATTCGCGATGGTTTGTGGTGCCTGTTGGGGGGACTCATCGGTGCGACACTCAGTGCCGTGATCCATCGCTTACCCATGTGACACAAATATTTTTTCCTGTTAACCATTGGGAATATAGGAAGTTTCTCACCTAAACAAGCAATTGCGGCAAAAAAAATGAAAAAATGTCTAAAAAGCCTGGCAAAAAGTGCTAAAATAAAACCTAAATTTTAATGTTGTAAAAAAACACATTAAAGAAGGGCCCTTCTAAGGGTCCGGTCGGGAGTCAAAACATGGGGGATTCAATCAGCAACCATATCCGCAAAGTGCGCGAGATCTCTGCACCACCAGAGCAGTTCGCCCAACTATTGCAGATGATCGGTGACGACCACAGCGATCTCACAGATCTGGTTGCCTTGCTGGAACTCCATCCATTCATTACCGCCCGCCTGCTGCAGTGCGCCAACTCGGCCTATTTTCGTCAAGCCGGCGAAATCGATAACGTCCGAGATGCGGTTATCCGGGTTCTCGGTTTATCACTGACCCGCAGCCTGACTCTGGCATTTCTGGTTTCCGACAGTTTCAACCTCAACAAGGTCAGCAACTTTGACGGCCACCGCCATTGGTTTATCGCCCTGGTCACCGCAACCATGGCCCGCGAAATGGCTCCGAGGCTCAAAAATCCGCTCGACCAGGCCCCGGCACTGTACAGTGCAGGCATGCTGCACAATATCGGCGTTGCCGCTCTGGCCCATTGTTTTCCGGAACAAATGAACCAGGCTCTGATGACAGACACCGTCAGCCTGTCGGAGAAAACCCGCCGTCTATTTCACCTCGACCACTATCAGGCCGGGGCGTTGCTGATCCGAAGTTGGAACCTGCCCAAAACCATTGTCGAGCCGATCCTCCACCTGCGCAACCCCAACATTCATGGCCCCTCCGGATCAGCCGTCCAATTGATTCGCCTGTGCAGCACTCTGGCCAATCTGCTCTACAAAAAAGAGTTCCACTCCCTGAGGAATTACTCAGTCCACCCGTCGTTTATGTCGCGTATCTCTTTTGAAGAAAGTATCTTTTTCATTGAAGGACAGTGTCGCACCCTCGACGAGATCAGTCAGATGATGTCGCGCTGATTTCAGCCCGCATGTCTCGCAAAGATCACCGTCGTACAGACCTCCCCTGCCACAACAGAAAAAGGCCCCAGCGTTGAGTGTTCAACACCGGGGCCTTTCCCGTTACACGGATGCACACGTCTGCCACAACGAGT
Encoded here:
- the pqiB gene encoding intermembrane transport protein PqiB; protein product: MTETQAVISQKKRFSMVWIIPIVAVLLGGWMAVHNFQNRGPLITIEFVSAEGIEAGKTHIKALSVDIGLVKSVALNKKRDGVLVTAQIQKQSSDLLRDDSQFWVVRPRIGASGISGLGTLLSGAYIELSPGSGSAGHDHFKGLNEPPLTPANTPGLHVTLIGTDQTSLNSGEPVLYRGFEVGRVEKTAFDTNKRQIRFSLFINAPYDDLITENTRFWNASGIAVKMDAEGVRLNSESVESLLIGGVSFALPDNLPPGGAVDDGREFLLYPDKESINHTSYKHTADYLLLFDSSVRGLLPGAPVTYRGLEIGKVVGISFDYLPEENLYLDNDYKMVPVLIRLTPAALTGNDTPQTIAAMQQRLEDSIAKGLRATLKTGNLLTGSLYISLDFLDHPPEADLQHIAGYVVLPTLSGGFDQIQNKITQLLDTINNLPLKETVLSADSTLKSIGSAATQADQVLAELDQLLGDEDTQNLPLELRNTLENLRHNLGGLAGDFSSGSPFYRKLNGNLDQLQKTLHSVDQLSVQLATQPSELLFSDPLPEDPLAGDNL
- a CDS encoding PqiC family protein, encoding MRRASFYLTIVTTLGLLLVAGCSSPTTPKTHYYLIAPDYQASAVLSPPATISVECAPFLSQGGLVVEHGDQTIATAHYHRWAEPLPGMISRYLQRRLQSGLRTETTPPTMTLLIDQFHRLNNGTVIYSGQWWTQGSAPQTFRYEEHPISANYDTTVASLHHLLDKQAMTLVKTLAPDTLAKTETP
- a CDS encoding Pycsar system effector family protein; translated protein: MNEETPPLLPRLLTTNALRANLSKHMQLNQMADSKASMILTVSSLVITITLTQYDRLHLSTVLILAGAGLLAILFSILAIIPPLHASGETNLFYFRSFSELSEEEFSTRFKQIIADKNALYDAYLHEIYYLGKHRLTRKYGLIRDGLWCLLGGLIGATLSAVIHRLPM
- a CDS encoding HDOD domain-containing protein — encoded protein: MGDSISNHIRKVREISAPPEQFAQLLQMIGDDHSDLTDLVALLELHPFITARLLQCANSAYFRQAGEIDNVRDAVIRVLGLSLTRSLTLAFLVSDSFNLNKVSNFDGHRHWFIALVTATMAREMAPRLKNPLDQAPALYSAGMLHNIGVAALAHCFPEQMNQALMTDTVSLSEKTRRLFHLDHYQAGALLIRSWNLPKTIVEPILHLRNPNIHGPSGSAVQLIRLCSTLANLLYKKEFHSLRNYSVHPSFMSRISFEESIFFIEGQCRTLDEISQMMSR